From a region of the Mesomycoplasma ovipneumoniae ATCC 29419 genome:
- a CDS encoding ATP-binding cassette domain-containing protein, which yields MIKIEKLTKKIDNNFIFNNLNLEIPLNKITFVIGKSGIGKSTLINLIAGFTKKDSGKISFFDKNGSELEKPLVDVVFQDFNLIESLSIKNNILIANHILNRESDDLEIQQAANSIGIETNKLDQLAKNLSGGEKQRAAFLRSLSRKSDFILLDEPTGNLDHENSIALLDLLVKASESKTILIVSHDLELANQYADQIINLENLSVNVIENNKQINVESKNKHSNPISNQVYKKPGFLQKFKVALLLVLADFKSKITSFILVLVTFFALIFSMVIFMNLHVSAKNIVTDTLAQSNFDAIAIREKDIISLAPEEIDQLKKDNPKIKHTSLLYSSLKDYTFIYNDNVSLNNRSIRSTDESDFFKNRFSSFSKDGNFSNRFITNPNEVILSQKLIEELEIDNPIGKTIKIVHLNSLNLGENLEDLVPFSESATIVGILDKSLDDGNNFSLVHIDKLKSVYQKSKPIEKESKFDQFDFLPDDYFSLDFEKYVFSRPTTVETDETLAKPNKIHKSFYENSNQANSINLKNGTLPKNFNEIAVSSNITDKTGKLLKISNNKNTLIFKVVGVFDPEKDEENIAIFNNNIEKYSNELLPIAAVVYFDHDNLYNNITEFLNKYSKLGVSRYYSTNGGPDQILNRAISSQYTLLLIIFVSIIIFGISLLIFVSLYATNLSKFKKKSIGILKSLGGKTSQIFLYHWLNLVILSAFVFVFGIIFSISFVPLIYGAISHQNSIFPDYQQISVIFIIIWFASFLILSIIYSLISYITYKKDIVALLK from the coding sequence ATGATAAAAATAGAAAAATTAACTAAAAAAATTGATAATAATTTTATTTTTAATAATTTAAATCTGGAAATCCCTTTAAATAAAATTACATTTGTAATCGGAAAATCTGGAATTGGTAAATCCACGCTTATTAATTTAATTGCCGGATTTACAAAAAAAGACAGTGGAAAAATTTCTTTTTTTGACAAAAATGGTTCTGAATTGGAAAAACCATTAGTTGATGTTGTTTTTCAAGACTTTAATTTAATTGAGTCATTAAGCATAAAAAATAATATTTTAATAGCAAATCACATTTTGAATCGTGAATCAGATGATTTAGAAATACAACAAGCCGCGAATTCTATCGGTATTGAAACCAACAAATTAGATCAGCTAGCGAAAAACTTATCGGGTGGTGAAAAACAACGTGCTGCATTTTTAAGAAGTCTATCAAGAAAAAGTGATTTTATTTTGCTTGATGAGCCAACTGGTAATTTGGACCATGAAAATTCCATTGCCTTACTCGATTTGTTAGTTAAAGCTTCTGAAAGTAAAACAATTTTAATTGTTAGTCATGATTTAGAATTAGCAAACCAATATGCTGATCAAATTATTAATTTAGAAAATTTATCCGTTAATGTTATAGAAAATAACAAACAAATTAATGTTGAATCAAAAAATAAACACTCAAACCCAATATCAAACCAAGTCTATAAAAAACCTGGTTTCTTACAAAAATTTAAAGTAGCTTTATTGCTTGTGCTCGCGGATTTTAAGTCAAAAATTACGAGTTTTATTTTAGTTTTAGTAACATTTTTTGCTTTAATTTTTAGCATGGTTATTTTCATGAACTTACATGTTTCAGCAAAAAATATAGTCACTGACACGCTTGCCCAATCAAATTTTGATGCTATTGCAATTCGCGAAAAGGATATTATTTCTTTAGCCCCTGAAGAAATCGACCAACTTAAAAAGGATAACCCCAAAATAAAACACACTAGTTTACTATATAGTAGCCTTAAAGATTATACATTCATCTATAATGATAATGTTTCTCTCAATAATCGTTCTATTCGATCAACTGATGAATCCGATTTTTTTAAAAACAGATTTAGTTCATTTAGTAAAGATGGAAATTTTAGTAATAGGTTTATTACCAATCCAAATGAAGTTATCCTCTCACAAAAATTAATTGAAGAATTAGAAATTGATAATCCAATCGGAAAAACAATTAAAATTGTTCACCTTAATTCATTAAATTTAGGGGAAAACCTTGAAGATTTAGTTCCCTTTTCTGAATCAGCAACAATTGTGGGAATTTTAGATAAGTCTCTTGATGATGGTAACAATTTTTCGCTTGTTCACATAGATAAACTAAAGTCAGTTTATCAAAAATCAAAACCAATTGAAAAAGAAAGTAAATTTGATCAATTTGATTTTTTACCTGATGATTATTTTTCATTAGACTTTGAAAAGTATGTTTTTAGTAGGCCAACAACCGTAGAAACTGACGAGACACTTGCAAAACCCAATAAAATACATAAGTCTTTCTATGAGAATTCAAATCAAGCCAATTCAATAAACTTAAAAAATGGTACATTGCCTAAAAATTTTAATGAAATAGCAGTTAGCTCGAATATAACTGACAAAACAGGAAAACTTTTAAAAATTTCTAACAATAAAAATACTTTAATTTTTAAAGTTGTTGGAGTTTTTGATCCTGAAAAAGATGAGGAAAATATTGCTATTTTTAACAATAATATTGAAAAATATTCCAACGAATTACTTCCAATAGCTGCTGTGGTTTATTTTGATCATGATAATTTATATAATAATATTACTGAATTTTTAAATAAATATAGTAAACTGGGCGTTAGTCGTTATTACTCGACAAATGGCGGCCCGGATCAAATTCTAAATCGAGCAATTTCCTCTCAATATACTTTGTTATTAATTATTTTTGTGTCAATAATAATTTTTGGAATAAGTTTGTTAATTTTTGTGTCATTATATGCAACTAATCTTTCTAAATTCAAGAAAAAATCAATTGGTATTCTAAAGTCTCTTGGTGGCAAAACATCACAAATTTTCTTGTATCATTGATTAAATTTGGTAATACTTTCTGCTTTTGTTTTCGTTTTTGGTATTATATTTTCAATTTCTTTTGTGCCTTTAATTTATGGTGCAATTTCACATCAAAATTCAATTTTTCCTGATTATCAGCAAATTAGCGTTATTTTTATAATTATCTGGTTTGCTAGTTTCCTTATTTTATCAATCATATATTCATTAATTTCTTATATAACTTATAAAAAAGATATTGTGGCATTATTAAAATAA
- a CDS encoding ATP-binding cassette domain-containing protein produces the protein MIKIENLTKKIDKKIIFDNLNLDIPSRKITFIIGKSGIGKTTLINLIAGFTKKDSGKISFLDENGSEIKKPLVDVVFQDFNLITNISSENNILIANNVINRLLDPKELQQQAKYVSIETQQLKQKVNNLSGGEKQRIAILRSLSRDSDFILLDEPTGNLDFENGVSVFENLKNIVKNKTILVVSHNLEFAKKYADKIVRIEKGKISEENIDKTEENLAINHEKSSQLVSFKSSSYSKIAKIKQELKTGLLLTLSDYKSKLVSTILFVILFLTSIFGTLLFGVLNLNIFASNSLKVNELQLDSVLISKKSERDVATFTHNDINNLREKNKSIKKIIPFFTFPSLGFEYNDKRKLGAHIDYIDESEFFKNRFNFDQKNLIGRNIKNIDEIIISKEVATELDIKEPKEQEIAVLTGPKDKKTLKVVGINNLLNAKNLNLSFLHHKFGEDIELQKSKNREPDNSQTSQTKKIEPIILRLYFENDNLENNIDNFIENNKEYNVDSSLKGVSKLTYNLQNFINIIVGAILIVFIVILLIQTIFYTKNLTDSKVKLIGILKALRAKTWQIFLYHWLNIIIISFLILVINLSVSLPLIPKIYIKILGEDAIYPSTSQIVMLIFIIWIAMFFIISFIYLLISWINYRKPVTKLLKFDQF, from the coding sequence ATGATAAAAATTGAAAATTTAACGAAAAAGATTGATAAGAAAATCATTTTCGATAATCTAAATCTTGATATACCTTCAAGAAAAATAACGTTTATAATTGGTAAATCAGGAATAGGGAAAACAACTCTTATTAATTTAATTGCCGGTTTTACTAAAAAAGATAGTGGAAAAATCTCTTTTTTGGATGAAAATGGTTCTGAAATTAAAAAACCATTAGTCGATGTTGTTTTTCAGGACTTCAATTTAATCACTAATATTTCATCAGAAAATAACATTTTAATTGCAAATAATGTAATAAACAGACTTTTAGACCCAAAAGAATTGCAACAACAGGCTAAATACGTGTCAATTGAAACTCAGCAATTAAAGCAAAAAGTAAATAATTTATCTGGCGGCGAAAAACAAAGAATAGCAATTCTCCGTTCGCTTTCAAGAGATAGTGATTTTATTTTGCTTGACGAACCAACAGGAAATTTGGATTTTGAAAACGGTGTTTCTGTATTTGAAAATCTAAAAAATATTGTAAAAAATAAAACAATATTAGTGGTCAGCCACAATTTAGAATTTGCAAAAAAATATGCCGACAAGATCGTTCGTATTGAAAAAGGAAAAATTTCCGAAGAAAATATTGACAAAACTGAAGAAAATTTAGCAATTAACCATGAAAAAAGTAGTCAATTAGTTTCTTTTAAGAGTTCCTCCTATTCGAAAATTGCAAAAATTAAGCAAGAATTAAAAACAGGTTTATTGCTTACTCTGTCAGACTATAAATCAAAATTAGTTTCAACTATTTTATTTGTAATACTTTTTCTAACAAGTATTTTTGGGACATTATTATTTGGTGTTTTAAATTTAAATATTTTTGCTTCTAATTCTCTTAAAGTTAATGAATTGCAACTTGATTCTGTTTTAATTAGCAAAAAATCAGAGAGAGATGTGGCAACCTTCACACATAATGACATTAATAATCTCAGAGAAAAAAATAAATCAATAAAAAAAATTATTCCTTTCTTTACTTTCCCATCATTAGGTTTTGAATATAATGACAAAAGAAAGCTTGGAGCACATATTGATTACATTGATGAAAGTGAATTTTTTAAAAATAGGTTCAATTTTGATCAAAAAAATTTAATAGGAAGAAACATTAAAAACATAGATGAAATTATAATTTCAAAAGAAGTGGCTACAGAATTAGATATCAAAGAACCAAAAGAACAAGAAATTGCTGTCTTAACTGGTCCCAAAGATAAAAAAACATTAAAAGTTGTTGGAATAAATAATTTGCTTAATGCAAAAAACTTAAACCTAAGTTTTTTGCATCATAAATTTGGTGAAGATATCGAATTACAAAAAAGCAAAAACAGGGAACCAGACAATTCACAAACCAGTCAGACCAAAAAAATAGAACCAATTATTTTAAGGTTGTATTTTGAAAATGATAATTTGGAAAATAATATTGATAATTTTATTGAGAATAATAAAGAGTATAATGTTGACTCCTCATTAAAAGGTGTATCAAAATTAACTTATAATTTACAAAATTTTATAAATATAATTGTAGGAGCAATTTTAATTGTTTTTATAGTAATTTTATTAATACAAACGATTTTTTATACAAAAAATCTAACTGATTCAAAAGTAAAATTAATTGGAATCCTAAAGGCGCTTCGCGCTAAGACATGGCAGATTTTTCTTTATCATTGATTAAATATAATTATAATTTCATTTCTAATTTTAGTCATTAACTTATCAGTGTCTCTCCCCTTAATTCCAAAAATTTACATTAAAATACTCGGTGAAGATGCCATATATCCTTCGACTTCACAAATAGTAATGTTAATTTTCATAATATGAATAGCAATGTTTTTTATAATTTCATTTATTTACTTATTGATTTCATGGATTAATTATAGAAAACCTGTCACAAAATTGCTAAAATTCGATCAATTTTAA
- a CDS encoding type III restriction endonuclease subunit M has product MNQNNLLEKYKKQIEEISSKELNSDQKNLAIQILEKFEPSKLEYVFQFISQRIKTGFRFDAAPESDSNQVAILQKNDEKSFVLDKNQSEENTLIIGENYDALKNLVVLERERERERDRARLWCNLHWSTL; this is encoded by the coding sequence ATGAATCAAAATAATCTCTTAGAAAAATATAAAAAGCAAATTGAGGAAATTTCCTCAAAAGAGCTAAATTCAGACCAAAAAAATTTAGCAATTCAAATTTTAGAAAAATTTGAACCAAGTAAACTCGAATATGTTTTTCAGTTTATTTCTCAACGAATCAAAACTGGATTTCGTTTTGATGCAGCTCCTGAATCTGATTCGAATCAAGTTGCAATTTTACAAAAAAACGATGAAAAATCTTTTGTTTTAGACAAAAACCAATCTGAAGAAAATACCTTAATAATAGGTGAAAATTATGATGCTCTTAAAAATCTTGTAGTTCTCGAGAGAGAGAGAGAGAGAGAGAGAGACCGCGCCCGGTTATGATGTAATTTACATTGATCCACCTTATAA
- a CDS encoding site-specific DNA-methyltransferase — protein sequence MDPPYNTQASFDEGNQVANDKENILPSKFIYRDKYSRNGWLNLLNERLNLAKKLLKQDGIIFVSIDDNQHAYLKVLMDEIFGEENFVTNIVWVKKNSPGGNTSFDYKITQNTEYILTYAKNLNKCKFNYQKHDEKTLKKLGYTLKDKYFEQRGYYKLIDLHHTSSTGAFKYIKSLDYPIIAPDGTSFTLYLNKNSPESACYTWGKDTFVEGEKHGFIEIVKNSRGDWVAKRKQYQNVKFNPKTKKIEQIQAGLPFKNIISDFYSLNGGLELKEIFNSKNIFDFPKPVELISHLINIHPNKNARVLDFFAGSGTTGHAVWNLNRQDGGERTFTLVTNNQNNIATDVTYERLFRVSNGKGTKNEEFNWSKNNKPYLENLKVFDISYYNTQIFDSESGLNDLVNLFLKLFKDFDIKVSLNHINTKNTKYVELLNHLLALKPQEKDV from the coding sequence ATTGATCCACCTTATAATACCCAGGCTAGTTTTGACGAAGGTAATCAAGTTGCAAACGATAAAGAAAATATCTTACCTTCAAAATTTATTTACCGAGATAAATATTCACGAAATGGTTGGCTAAATTTATTAAACGAACGACTAAATTTAGCCAAAAAACTTTTAAAACAAGATGGAATAATTTTTGTCTCAATTGATGATAATCAACACGCCTACTTAAAAGTTTTAATGGATGAAATTTTTGGTGAGGAAAATTTTGTTACAAATATTGTGTGAGTTAAAAAAAATAGTCCAGGTGGAAACACTAGTTTTGATTATAAAATAACACAAAACACAGAATATATTCTTACCTACGCTAAAAATTTAAACAAATGCAAGTTCAATTACCAAAAACATGATGAAAAAACTCTTAAAAAATTAGGTTATACGCTTAAAGATAAATATTTCGAGCAAAGAGGTTATTATAAATTGATTGACCTTCATCATACATCCTCTACTGGCGCATTTAAATATATAAAGTCTTTAGATTATCCTATTATTGCCCCAGATGGTACCAGTTTTACTTTATATTTAAATAAAAACAGCCCAGAATCAGCATGCTATACTTGAGGAAAAGACACTTTTGTCGAAGGCGAAAAACACGGATTTATTGAAATTGTTAAAAATTCTCGTGGCGACTGAGTCGCTAAACGCAAACAGTATCAAAATGTTAAATTTAATCCTAAAACTAAAAAAATTGAACAAATTCAAGCTGGTTTACCATTTAAAAATATTATTAGTGATTTTTATTCACTAAATGGAGGCCTAGAACTTAAAGAAATCTTTAATAGTAAAAATATCTTCGATTTTCCCAAACCAGTTGAACTAATTAGTCATTTAATTAATATTCATCCCAATAAAAATGCAAGAGTTCTTGATTTTTTTGCCGGCAGTGGGACAACTGGTCACGCAGTTTGGAATTTAAACCGCCAAGATGGAGGGGAAAGAACTTTTACTTTGGTAACCAACAATCAAAATAATATTGCAACAGATGTAACATACGAACGACTTTTCCGAGTTTCAAACGGCAAAGGAACCAAAAATGAAGAATTTAACTGAAGCAAAAATAACAAACCTTACTTGGAAAATTTAAAGGTTTTTGACATTTCTTATTATAATACTCAAATTTTTGACTCAGAAAGTGGACTTAATGATTTGGTTAATTTATTTTTAAAACTTTTTAAAGATTTTGATATTAAAGTCAGTTTAAATCATATAAACACTAAAAATACCAAGTATGTTGAACTTTTAAATCATCTTTTAGCGCTAAAACCACAAGAAAAGGATGTATAA
- a CDS encoding DEAD/DEAH box helicase family protein, translated as MKLTQSQLKVVEQLVEKTTSYLTNSEEIETKLQNDKNQTNPAKLKNAIYFKVPTGSGKTFMILNYIDKLIQWNKQEAGKELVFVIVTLSSAELPKQMEESFNEYKIFIENSNLNIERIESPSNLKRTAKVDKNYEFFATPDSVFIMGGASFKEKSILREQGAIEAFLSEIKRKGQILIYIRDEAHIGSDIKITSKEKSFEEKMQKNASFILKMTATPKTDLPLVQLSEKDLRKDDIRLLKTTKHHNLDLETGKDYDDEEILGIACKKFNKIKKQYNDNIEEPGLVGINPAMLIQIDNSSEKDDQKAQKFDENIEKIIKILEKHNLSWVKYFDQNKKESNLRQKSNFTLRDISKNMSSVDVIIFKIGPATGWNIPRACMLVQLRNISSSNLSIQTIGRIKRNPCPLYEDLKHNSIAHEYFIYSNVDPKDKNVLRLILKEEYKNDIFISGQIELPGTPVENRTKIINEDQYYNNFENEFNKYTNDKKASDFFNYHLEKYEEAYNTNKFISIDTEEYGSARLIKSKISNIIELELAIIRLKNNLKKYFTSKIEDFFAQMKQKFLANKKTNRQILDLIILLKFGRELAKIYKKTIKDQVENAQYKLIFEDLPEEIEFNSAENDKLVKTNDSSFGYEKIDDKTSEDNLPLDSNAEQFFAKELIRISKAKRNIHFWAKNPIHTKLGFQYINGHEIAKSHPDFLVSKDGNYFYFEIKNYKDLDPEKTQLLISGYNQYFKKNQINKKNLTLAVCWVDVQQGDLYFAGYSNLEEIQDKIDFNEITQTDINDIDNKEFEDKRKKLVPMLLTDIIN; from the coding sequence ATGAAATTAACGCAATCCCAACTTAAAGTTGTTGAGCAATTAGTTGAAAAAACAACTTCATATCTCACTAATAGCGAAGAAATTGAGACAAAATTACAGAATGATAAAAACCAAACAAATCCAGCAAAGCTAAAAAATGCAATTTATTTTAAAGTGCCAACTGGATCGGGAAAAACTTTCATGATTCTGAACTATATTGATAAATTAATTCAATGAAATAAACAAGAAGCTGGTAAAGAATTAGTTTTTGTAATTGTAACATTATCAAGTGCTGAATTGCCTAAGCAAATGGAAGAAAGTTTTAATGAATATAAAATTTTTATCGAAAATTCAAATTTGAATATAGAAAGAATTGAAAGTCCTTCAAACTTGAAAAGAACGGCAAAAGTTGATAAAAACTATGAATTTTTTGCCACACCAGATTCGGTTTTTATTATGGGTGGAGCGTCTTTTAAAGAAAAATCTATTTTACGTGAACAAGGAGCAATTGAAGCATTTTTGTCCGAAATTAAACGAAAAGGGCAAATTCTTATTTATATAAGAGATGAGGCTCATATTGGTTCTGATATTAAAATTACTTCAAAGGAGAAATCTTTTGAAGAAAAAATGCAAAAAAATGCATCATTTATATTGAAAATGACAGCAACCCCAAAAACTGACTTGCCATTAGTTCAATTATCTGAAAAAGATTTAAGAAAAGATGATATTCGGCTTTTAAAAACTACAAAACATCATAATCTTGACTTAGAAACAGGTAAAGATTATGATGATGAAGAAATTTTGGGAATAGCTTGTAAAAAATTTAACAAAATCAAAAAACAATATAATGATAATATTGAAGAGCCTGGTTTAGTCGGTATTAACCCTGCAATGCTAATCCAAATTGACAATAGTAGTGAAAAAGATGACCAAAAAGCACAAAAATTTGATGAAAATATTGAAAAAATAATTAAAATACTCGAAAAGCATAATCTTAGTTGGGTCAAATATTTTGACCAAAATAAAAAAGAAAGTAATTTGCGTCAAAAATCTAATTTCACATTACGAGATATTTCTAAAAATATGTCCTCGGTTGATGTAATAATTTTTAAAATTGGCCCTGCAACAGGATGAAATATTCCAAGAGCATGTATGTTAGTTCAACTTAGAAATATTTCATCTTCTAATTTAAGTATTCAAACAATTGGAAGAATAAAAAGAAATCCTTGCCCTTTGTATGAAGATTTGAAACATAATTCCATCGCTCATGAATATTTTATCTATAGTAATGTCGACCCTAAAGATAAAAATGTGCTTAGACTTATTTTGAAGGAAGAATATAAAAATGACATATTTATATCAGGTCAAATCGAACTTCCTGGAACACCTGTTGAAAATAGAACTAAAATAATTAATGAAGATCAATATTATAACAATTTTGAAAATGAATTTAACAAATACACCAATGACAAAAAAGCTAGCGATTTTTTTAACTATCATTTGGAAAAATATGAAGAAGCCTATAATACCAATAAATTCATTTCTATCGATACTGAAGAATATGGTTCAGCAAGACTGATTAAATCAAAAATTTCCAACATTATTGAATTAGAATTAGCAATTATTAGACTTAAAAACAATTTAAAAAAATATTTTACTTCTAAAATTGAAGATTTTTTTGCCCAAATGAAACAAAAATTTTTAGCAAATAAAAAAACAAATAGACAAATTTTAGATTTAATTATTTTGTTAAAATTCGGGCGAGAGCTTGCTAAAATTTATAAAAAAACAATTAAAGACCAAGTTGAAAACGCTCAGTATAAACTAATTTTTGAAGATTTGCCTGAAGAAATTGAATTTAATAGTGCTGAAAATGATAAATTGGTAAAAACTAATGATTCTTCTTTTGGTTATGAAAAAATTGATGACAAAACATCAGAAGATAATCTTCCGTTAGATTCAAATGCAGAACAGTTTTTTGCAAAAGAACTAATAAGAATTAGTAAAGCAAAGCGAAATATTCATTTTTGAGCTAAAAACCCAATCCATACTAAATTAGGCTTTCAATACATTAACGGACATGAAATTGCAAAATCACATCCTGATTTTTTGGTTAGCAAAGATGGAAATTATTTTTATTTTGAAATCAAAAATTATAAAGATTTAGATCCTGAAAAAACCCAATTATTAATAAGCGGTTATAATCAATATTTCAAAAAAAATCAAATAAATAAAAAAAATTTAACTTTAGCTGTTTGTTGAGTTGATGTTCAACAAGGAGACCTTTATTTTGCTGGATATTCTAATTTAGAAGAAATTCAAGATAAAATTGATTTTAATGAAATAACCCAAACTGACATTAACGACATTGACAATAAAGAATTTGAAGATAAAAGAAAAAAACTTGTGCCAATGCTTTTAACCGACATTATAAATTAA